In Deinococcus puniceus, one genomic interval encodes:
- a CDS encoding IS630 family transposase (programmed frameshift), with the protein MVPWQPSKYTRAQLEERRLAALPVIQAGGQTNQQIANQFGVSIHTIYTWKERLKRQGGLEATVTPGRPGRLTPEQRQQIGTLLQEGARAFGFPDDTWTTPRVREVIGRRLDVWYHPDHVRKLLHGLGFSPQRPSKGALEQNETTLRTWVQTTRLEVEKKVALGATLVYLDEVGFSLKGVVRRTWAPKGKTPIVRLPASWQKLSTIGAITSRGQFLQHTQVGAIKTPNVLAFLAHVLKQVPGEVILVLDNAAIHRAKAVSAFVETVERLTLVYLPPYSPELNPIEKVWAYVKRNVLGNFCAKTTKELKERLRSGWQRVRYISLPQRLMAATPI; encoded by the exons ATGGTTCCTTGGCAACCCTCCAAGTACACCCGCGCCCAGCTCGAAGAACGACGACTCGCCGCCCTGCCGGTGATCCAAGCCGGTGGTCAAACCAATCAGCAGATTGCGAATCAATTTGGTGTCTCCATCCACACCATCTACACCTGGAAAGAGCGTCTCAAGCGTCAGGGTGGTTTGGAAGCCACCGTCACGCCCGGTCGGCCGGGCCGCTTGACGCCGGAACAGCGGCAACAGATCGGCACCCTCCTGCAGGAGGGTGCTCGCGCGTTTGGGTTTCCCGATGACACGTGGACGACGCCTCGCGTGCGTGAGGTCATCGGTCGTCGGTTGGATGTGTGGTACCACCCGGATCATGTTCGGAAGCTGCTCCACGGGTTGGGGTTTTCACCGCAACGACCCAGCAAAGGGGCCCTCGAGCAGAACGAGACAACACTGCGAACCTGGGTGCAGACCACGCGCCTGGAGGTCGAA AAAAAGGTCGCGCTCGGCGCGACCCTGGTGTATCTCGATGAGGTGGGTTTCAGTCTGAAGGGTGTGGTGCGCCGAACGTGGGCTCCCAAGGGAAAGACACCCATCGTGCGTCTTCCGGCCAGTTGGCAGAAGCTGTCAACCATTGGTGCAATCACCTCTAGGGGCCAATTCCTACAGCACACGCAGGTAGGAGCCATCAAGACGCCCAACGTACTGGCCTTCTTAGCGCATGTCTTGAAGCAGGTCCCAGGCGAGGTGATCCTCGTGCTGGACAATGCCGCCATTCACCGAGCGAAAGCCGTATCGGCTTTCGTAGAGACCGTAGAACGCCTGACCCTAGTCTATTTGCCGCCCTACTCGCCAGAATTGAATCCCATTGAGAAGGTCTGGGCGTACGTCAAGCGCAACGTGCTAGGCAATTTCTGTGCCAAGACGACCAAAGAACTCAAAGAGCGGCTCCGTTCGGGTTGGCAGCGGGTGCGGTATATCAGCCTGCCACAACGGCTTATGGCGGCAACTCCGATTTAA
- a CDS encoding CPBP family intramembrane glutamic endopeptidase: MHLCIAGGLCVSNLYKLATDLKISAKLFIVFAISLMYFFINLPLVAHINKTNVVTQDKYPNYNLIELLPYAFITIIIAPLVEEFVFRNIPIYILNRFTKKESVSLMICLIQSFIFALAHKKYADQNLYTFFFLGVLCWYIAVLLGRQYNIIFHALYNMLWLLLIVFVLKFGFT; encoded by the coding sequence ATGCATCTTTGCATTGCGGGAGGATTGTGTGTGTCAAACCTTTATAAATTAGCCACCGATCTCAAGATTTCGGCAAAATTATTTATTGTGTTCGCCATATCGCTTATGTATTTTTTTATTAATTTGCCTTTAGTAGCCCATATTAATAAAACCAATGTAGTCACACAAGATAAATATCCTAACTATAATTTAATAGAACTACTTCCCTACGCTTTTATTACCATTATTATAGCACCTTTGGTGGAAGAATTTGTATTCAGAAATATTCCAATATACATATTGAATAGGTTTACAAAGAAAGAATCTGTAAGTTTAATGATATGCCTGATTCAATCTTTTATTTTTGCACTTGCCCATAAAAAATACGCTGACCAAAATCTGTACACATTCTTTTTCCTTGGTGTTTTATGTTGGTACATCGCCGTACTACTTGGGCGACAATATAATATTATTTTTCACGCCCTGTACAATATGTTATGGCTTCTTTTGATAGTGTTTGTTCTAAAATTTGGTTTTACATAG
- a CDS encoding cysteine peptidase family C39 domain-containing protein, translating to MIKQVDSTDCGPACLATVLAYWSRHERLYRLRDLAVTIQSGTSMYGLLRKLSVKSCAEVIARVLGPSDTAVSETLTAQQPSPSITKDI from the coding sequence TTGATTAAACAAGTTGATTCTACCGACTGCGGCCCCGCATGTCTTGCCACAGTCCTCGCGTATTGGTCACGCCACGAGCGGCTGTATCGCTTGCGTGACTTGGCAGTCACAATCCAAAGCGGCACCAGCATGTATGGGCTATTGCGCAAGCTGAGCGTGAAGAGCTGCGCCGAAGTTATTGCGCGGGTGCTGGGGCCGTCTGACACAGCAGTAAGCGAAACACTGACCGCTCAGCAACCCAGTCCGTCTATAACTAAAGATATATGA
- a CDS encoding GAF domain-containing sensor histidine kinase, translated as MPAAPPAHMPGEVRLSDRVRLVRNTLPPLIVLVVVVVEVLIARLPNTAGQTWAHLLFYGLLGPAVTFFSVEWIAEGTRARERAERELRDLYGQLSASHGRLRAVQELMRDLTDAPDMGAVVEVAARGAVRVTGATHATLTVPGGLSGTARGDTLLASPSADLYALKVGIPGGGAMALHFETPPTPDMEALAQALAAEVANGVEAARQRTLDLMTLYSVDQSIRAERNMRRLLSRVTRNMAGRLRVDARAAYLTDQDGLLRLEYAQDKTGESGAGTPAPAFALRVAQAGTPLVATPEEAAEVFAGAASALGFPMRDDEDLVGVLVLGDARADAFDDARIPLLALMAGQATLAVRNARAYLYSEELAISDERARIAREIHDGVAQSLAFAALKLDVVARQVRSQPEQAEAEVKAASALLREQIREVRRSIFALRPIDLERYGLLETVRRYVEDFGQQNRVRSVLSVTGDITLSPSDEAVVFRILQESLNNIAKHARAHEVKVSLHGAAHVTLRVQDDGAGFDPEQISGRVSSAGGLGLMQMRERVEARGGSYRVLSAPGHGTVVEAEVPQA; from the coding sequence ATGCCCGCCGCGCCGCCTGCCCACATGCCGGGCGAGGTTCGGCTGTCTGACCGGGTGCGCTTGGTTCGCAATACCCTGCCGCCGCTGATCGTGCTGGTGGTGGTGGTGGTGGAAGTGCTGATTGCCCGCCTTCCCAATACAGCGGGTCAGACGTGGGCGCACCTGCTGTTTTACGGTCTGCTGGGGCCAGCCGTCACTTTTTTCAGTGTGGAATGGATTGCGGAAGGCACGCGGGCGCGGGAGCGGGCCGAGCGGGAACTGCGCGACTTGTACGGCCAACTCAGTGCGTCTCACGGGCGGCTCCGGGCCGTGCAGGAGCTGATGCGTGACCTGACCGACGCCCCCGACATGGGCGCAGTGGTGGAGGTCGCGGCACGCGGCGCGGTGCGGGTCACGGGGGCCACGCACGCCACCCTGACTGTGCCCGGCGGCCTGAGCGGCACGGCACGCGGCGACACCCTGCTGGCCTCGCCCAGCGCCGACCTGTACGCCCTGAAAGTGGGCATTCCGGGCGGCGGGGCGATGGCGCTGCATTTCGAGACGCCGCCCACCCCAGACATGGAAGCTTTGGCTCAGGCGCTGGCCGCCGAGGTTGCCAACGGCGTGGAAGCCGCCCGCCAGCGCACGCTAGACCTGATGACGCTGTATTCGGTGGATCAGTCTATTCGTGCCGAACGCAACATGCGCCGCCTGCTGTCGCGGGTCACGCGCAATATGGCCGGACGCCTGCGGGTCGATGCGCGGGCCGCCTACCTGACCGATCAGGACGGCCTCTTGCGGCTGGAATACGCGCAGGACAAGACCGGAGAATCGGGCGCGGGCACGCCAGCCCCCGCTTTTGCGTTGCGCGTGGCACAGGCCGGAACGCCGCTGGTCGCCACCCCCGAGGAAGCCGCTGAGGTGTTTGCTGGGGCTGCCAGTGCCCTAGGTTTCCCAATGCGAGACGACGAAGATCTGGTAGGTGTGCTGGTGCTGGGAGACGCCCGCGCCGACGCCTTCGACGACGCCCGGATTCCGCTGCTGGCCCTCATGGCGGGGCAGGCCACGCTGGCCGTTCGCAACGCCCGCGCCTACCTGTACTCCGAAGAACTCGCCATCAGCGACGAACGCGCCCGGATTGCCCGCGAGATTCATGACGGCGTGGCGCAGTCGCTCGCCTTTGCCGCCCTGAAGCTGGATGTGGTGGCCCGCCAAGTGCGGAGCCAGCCTGAACAGGCCGAAGCCGAAGTGAAAGCCGCCAGCGCCCTGCTGCGCGAACAGATTCGGGAAGTCCGGCGCTCTATTTTTGCCTTGCGCCCGATTGATCTGGAACGCTACGGCCTGCTGGAAACCGTGAGGCGCTACGTAGAGGACTTTGGGCAGCAAAACCGCGTGCGGAGCGTGCTGAGCGTCACCGGAGACATTACGCTGTCGCCCAGCGACGAAGCTGTCGTGTTCCGAATTTTGCAGGAAAGCCTGAACAATATCGCCAAGCACGCCCGCGCCCACGAGGTGAAAGTCAGCCTGCACGGGGCCGCCCACGTGACGCTGCGCGTGCAGGACGACGGCGCAGGCTTTGACCCGGAGCAGATCAGTGGGCGGGTCAGCAGTGCGGGCGGGCTGGGCCTGATGCAGATGCGCGAGCGCGTAGAAGCCAGAGGCGGCAGCTACCGCGTGCTGAGTGCGCCCGGACACGGCACGGTAGTAGAGGCGGAAGTGCCGCAGGCCTGA
- the gnd gene encoding phosphogluconate dehydrogenase (NAD(+)-dependent, decarboxylating), whose translation MKIGMIGLGKMGGNMVLRLTQGGQQVVGYDRTEANVANIEAHGAQGARSMDELIAALGEPGSRAVWMMVPAGQITQAVIDDLAGRLAPGDIIIDGGNSNFKDSKRRAEELAPKGIEFVDVGTSGGIWGLKEGYAMMMGGTVEAIERLRPIFEVLAPAPDRGWGRMGPSGSGHYVKMVHNGIEYGMMQAYAEGFEMLGAKEEFGLDLAQIAELWRHGSVVRSWLLDLTAEALQSDASFHDLSDYVADSGEGRWTIIDSIELGIPTPVITLSTQMRFRSQQEVSYAGQMLSAMRRAFGGHAVKKLEVGKQESVVPSVKAGEHPSAAAPQNISNKPTLPDDGSVREAQELGEAGQQRVKDEA comes from the coding sequence ATGAAAATAGGCATGATCGGTCTGGGAAAAATGGGCGGCAACATGGTGCTGCGCCTCACGCAAGGTGGTCAACAGGTGGTGGGCTATGACCGCACCGAGGCGAACGTCGCCAACATCGAGGCGCACGGCGCTCAGGGTGCACGCAGCATGGACGAACTGATTGCCGCGCTGGGCGAGCCGGGATCGCGGGCCGTGTGGATGATGGTTCCGGCAGGCCAGATCACGCAGGCGGTCATCGACGATCTGGCGGGCCGACTGGCTCCCGGCGACATCATCATCGACGGCGGCAACTCCAACTTTAAGGATTCTAAGCGCCGCGCCGAGGAACTGGCCCCCAAAGGCATCGAGTTCGTGGATGTGGGCACGTCGGGCGGAATCTGGGGCCTGAAAGAAGGCTACGCCATGATGATGGGCGGCACCGTGGAGGCCATCGAGCGCCTGCGGCCCATCTTCGAAGTCCTCGCGCCTGCGCCGGATCGGGGCTGGGGCCGCATGGGGCCGTCCGGGTCAGGGCATTACGTGAAAATGGTTCACAACGGCATCGAGTACGGCATGATGCAGGCCTATGCCGAGGGCTTCGAGATGCTGGGGGCCAAAGAGGAATTCGGGCTGGACTTGGCCCAGATTGCCGAACTGTGGCGGCACGGCAGCGTGGTTCGCAGTTGGCTGCTTGACCTGACCGCCGAAGCCCTGCAAAGCGACGCTTCCTTCCATGACCTCTCCGATTACGTGGCCGACAGTGGCGAGGGCCGCTGGACGATCATCGATTCCATCGAACTGGGCATTCCCACGCCAGTCATCACCCTCAGTACCCAGATGCGCTTCCGCAGCCAACAGGAAGTGAGCTACGCGGGCCAGATGCTGTCGGCCATGCGCCGCGCCTTTGGTGGGCACGCCGTGAAAAAGCTGGAAGTGGGCAAACAGGAAAGCGTGGTGCCCAGCGTGAAGGCCGGGGAACACCCCAGCGCCGCTGCCCCGCAGAACATCTCGAACAAACCCACCCTGCCCGACGACGGCAGCGTGCGTGAAGCGCAGGAACTGGGCGAGGCAGGCCAGCAGCGCGTGAAGGACGAGGCGTGA
- a CDS encoding helix-turn-helix domain-containing protein, whose protein sequence is MPTASLSLDTLTTREQALVSELARGACNKRIASALGITEGTVKVHLSNIFRKLRVKSRAEVMLEVLGPLGITEDELQQIVRLARL, encoded by the coding sequence ATGCCCACAGCATCTCTTTCTCTGGACACCTTGACCACCCGCGAGCAGGCTCTTGTTTCAGAATTGGCCCGTGGAGCCTGCAACAAACGCATCGCCTCTGCACTGGGCATTACTGAAGGAACCGTCAAAGTTCATTTGTCCAACATCTTTCGCAAGCTGCGCGTGAAGAGTCGAGCTGAAGTTATGTTGGAGGTACTGGGGCCACTCGGTATAACGGAGGATGAACTACAGCAGATAGTCAGGCTGGCGAGACTATAG
- a CDS encoding SRPBCC family protein, giving the protein MSETISIKQNIVVRARPDVLYRLALEPKRRVKWDPNLTKAEYSEPDARLTNNVLVRFKFSRRLLGLGFTAKYGQLQAPQRGGWESVRNVGPLEKLTQGWTFKATPGGTEVTLTLNGRVRYKWIKTPVERMLNNMVVSTLLALQRTVDAQGAQLMEDVGRDMQKKQEEERKALKEAQKAARKRKK; this is encoded by the coding sequence ATGTCGGAAACCATCAGTATCAAACAAAATATCGTGGTCAGGGCGCGCCCGGACGTGCTGTACCGCCTCGCGCTGGAGCCCAAGCGGCGCGTCAAATGGGATCCGAACCTCACCAAAGCGGAGTATTCGGAACCCGACGCCCGCCTGACCAACAACGTGCTGGTGCGCTTCAAGTTCTCGCGGCGCTTGTTGGGGCTGGGATTTACCGCCAAATACGGCCAGTTGCAGGCCCCGCAGCGGGGCGGCTGGGAAAGCGTGCGGAACGTGGGGCCGCTGGAAAAACTGACGCAGGGCTGGACATTTAAAGCCACGCCCGGCGGCACCGAAGTCACCCTGACCCTGAACGGGCGGGTGCGCTACAAGTGGATCAAGACGCCTGTAGAACGCATGCTGAACAACATGGTCGTGTCTACCCTACTGGCGTTGCAGCGCACCGTGGACGCGCAGGGCGCACAACTGATGGAAGACGTGGGCCGCGACATGCAAAAGAAACAAGAAGAGGAACGTAAAGCGCTGAAAGAGGCGCAGAAAGCCGCCCGCAAGCGCAAGAAATAA
- a CDS encoding LuxR C-terminal-related transcriptional regulator has translation MYLPACVTQFVSLTICKQALVTELARGACSKHITSLLGGTEGTVKVYLSDIFRKLGVKSCAEAIAQLMPPDTTESETLTAQQTSASITKDI, from the coding sequence GTGTATCTGCCTGCCTGTGTTACCCAATTTGTCTCACTGACCATCTGCAAGCAAGCCTTGGTGACTGAGCTGGCCCGTGGAGCGTGCAGCAAACACATCACCTCGCTCTTGGGCGGCACCGAAGGAACCGTCAAAGTTTACTTATCTGACATCTTTCGCAAACTGGGTGTGAAGAGCTGCGCCGAAGCTATTGCACAACTGATGCCGCCTGACACGACAGAAAGCGAAACACTGACCGCTCAGCAAACCAGTGCGTCTATAACTAAAGATATATGA